The Caulifigura coniformis genome includes a region encoding these proteins:
- a CDS encoding 2-isopropylmalate synthase has product MSDTITIFDTTLRDGEQAPGCSMDTDEKMQVAQALVDLGVDVIEAGYPIASPGDFDAVQRIARRFGSQSTICSLARCRKEDIDSAWGALQDSEKVRVHLFLATSPIHREFKLKMAEDEIVRRAVESVKYCADLMSKRSDIKIPNVEFSPEDAARTELDFLCQVVEKAIDAGATTINIPDTVGYATPTHYFKVISHLKKHVPNIHKCVISTHCHDDLGMAVANSLAGVEAGARQIECTINGLGERAGNAALEEVVMALKTRGDYYGVGTKIQTTKLCNTSRLVSKMTGMTVQRNKAIVGQNAFAHEAGIHQHGMLQSRSTYEIMRPEDVGYIGESLVLGKHSGRHAFRDRVTKLGYQIDDETFEKVYQGCTALADKKKSIYDADIIAIIENQSTTQMVETWSLASVHAFGGTGTIPTAAVELHQASGDGQPVVLRDAATGDGPIDAVFRTLERLTGISATLTQYEVKGVSGGQDAQGEVLVEIEHDGKTYHGTGLSTDILDASARAYLQALNKARGGMGGRAASPLKGV; this is encoded by the coding sequence ATGTCCGACACGATCACGATCTTCGATACGACGCTCCGCGATGGGGAACAGGCCCCCGGCTGCAGCATGGACACCGACGAAAAGATGCAGGTGGCCCAGGCGCTCGTGGACCTCGGCGTCGACGTCATCGAAGCGGGGTATCCCATCGCCTCCCCCGGCGACTTCGACGCCGTTCAGCGGATCGCCCGCAGGTTCGGGTCGCAGTCGACCATCTGCTCGCTGGCCCGCTGCCGTAAGGAAGACATCGACAGCGCCTGGGGCGCGCTGCAGGACTCGGAAAAGGTCCGCGTCCACCTGTTCCTGGCCACGAGCCCGATCCACCGCGAGTTCAAGCTGAAGATGGCCGAGGACGAGATCGTCCGCCGGGCCGTGGAGAGCGTGAAGTATTGCGCCGACCTGATGTCGAAGCGATCCGACATCAAGATCCCGAACGTCGAGTTCTCTCCGGAAGACGCCGCCCGCACCGAGCTCGACTTCCTCTGCCAGGTCGTCGAGAAAGCCATCGACGCGGGCGCGACGACGATCAACATCCCGGATACCGTCGGCTACGCCACGCCGACCCACTACTTCAAGGTGATCTCCCACCTGAAGAAGCACGTGCCGAACATCCACAAGTGCGTCATCAGCACGCACTGCCACGACGATCTCGGCATGGCCGTCGCCAACAGCCTGGCCGGCGTTGAGGCCGGGGCCCGCCAGATCGAGTGCACGATCAACGGCCTGGGCGAACGGGCCGGCAACGCGGCGCTGGAAGAAGTCGTGATGGCGCTGAAAACTCGCGGCGACTATTACGGCGTCGGCACGAAGATCCAGACGACGAAACTGTGCAACACCAGCCGGCTCGTCTCCAAGATGACCGGCATGACGGTGCAGCGCAATAAGGCGATCGTCGGCCAGAATGCGTTCGCCCACGAGGCCGGCATCCACCAGCACGGCATGCTGCAGTCGCGTTCGACGTATGAGATCATGCGGCCGGAGGATGTCGGCTACATCGGCGAAAGCCTGGTGCTGGGCAAGCACAGCGGCCGGCATGCCTTCCGCGATCGCGTCACGAAGCTGGGTTACCAGATCGACGATGAAACGTTTGAGAAGGTCTACCAGGGCTGCACCGCTCTGGCCGACAAGAAGAAGTCGATCTACGACGCCGACATCATCGCGATCATCGAAAACCAGTCGACGACCCAGATGGTCGAGACGTGGTCGCTCGCATCAGTCCATGCGTTCGGCGGCACCGGCACGATTCCGACCGCCGCCGTCGAGCTGCATCAGGCCAGCGGCGACGGTCAACCGGTCGTCCTGCGCGACGCCGCCACGGGTGACGGCCCGATCGACGCGGTGTTCCGCACGCTGGAGCGCCTGACCGGCATCTCCGCGACGCTGACGCAGTACGAAGTGAAAGGCGTCTCCGGCGGCCAGGACGCCCAGGGCGAGGTCCTCGTCGAGATCGAACACGACGGGAAAACCTATCACGGCACTGGCCTGTCGACCGACATCCTCGACGCCAGCGCCCGCGCCTACCTGCAAGCCCTCAACAAGGCCCGTGGCGGCATGGGCGGCCGTGCAGCTTCGCCGCTCAAGGGTGTTTGA
- a CDS encoding sulfatase family protein — protein sequence MTPLRFLSLIAVLLAASFSNAAPPNVVLILSDDQGWDDYSFMGHPHIRTPRIDRLAAESQVFTRGYVPSSLCRPSIACLITGLYPHQHKIVGNDPRPSTSLATVPKAQYRKSPEYQAQRRQFGENLNGVLTLPKLMTANGYLAHQSGKWWEGDHVSAGFTHGMTQGDKSAAGRHGDEGLIIGRQTMQPLYDFMDEAKKQSKPFLIWYAPMMPHLPHNPPERLLNKYKDVAGDLKQAKYWAMCEWFDETAGQLLDAIDDRGLRENTLVIYMVDNGWMNPVGTPNGPYGGPRGKTSPYDGGLRTPIMVRWPGKTQARRDDTHLVTSLDVLPTILAATGITPPKNLPGLNLLDEQAIEKRKSVVGATFAHDATLPTVPAETLEFRWIVSGEWKLIAPSAMMADRHPTELFHVTEDPNEEKNLAAERPDLVETLRNQLNRWWSP from the coding sequence ATGACGCCGCTCCGGTTCCTGTCACTGATCGCTGTACTCCTCGCAGCCTCATTCTCGAATGCAGCACCGCCGAACGTGGTGCTCATCCTCTCGGACGACCAGGGCTGGGACGACTACAGCTTCATGGGGCATCCGCATATCAGGACGCCCCGGATCGACAGGTTGGCCGCGGAATCGCAGGTCTTCACCCGCGGCTATGTGCCGTCGAGTCTCTGCCGGCCGTCGATCGCCTGCCTGATCACCGGGCTTTACCCGCACCAGCACAAAATTGTCGGGAACGATCCCCGGCCCTCGACCTCGCTCGCCACGGTTCCGAAAGCCCAGTACCGGAAGTCACCGGAGTACCAGGCGCAGAGACGGCAGTTCGGTGAGAACCTCAATGGTGTGCTGACGCTTCCGAAGCTGATGACGGCCAACGGTTATCTGGCGCATCAGTCGGGCAAATGGTGGGAGGGAGATCACGTCTCCGCCGGCTTCACGCACGGAATGACGCAGGGAGACAAATCGGCTGCCGGGCGGCATGGCGACGAAGGGCTGATCATCGGACGCCAGACGATGCAGCCGCTGTACGACTTCATGGACGAGGCGAAGAAACAGTCGAAGCCCTTCCTGATCTGGTATGCGCCGATGATGCCGCACCTGCCGCACAATCCTCCGGAGCGGCTGCTGAACAAATACAAAGATGTCGCCGGCGACCTGAAGCAGGCGAAGTACTGGGCCATGTGCGAATGGTTTGATGAGACGGCAGGCCAGTTGCTCGATGCGATCGATGACCGGGGCCTTCGCGAGAACACGCTCGTCATCTACATGGTCGACAACGGTTGGATGAATCCCGTCGGGACGCCGAACGGACCTTATGGCGGCCCGCGTGGAAAGACGTCTCCCTACGACGGCGGGCTGAGAACCCCGATCATGGTCCGCTGGCCCGGGAAGACCCAGGCCCGCAGGGATGACACTCACCTGGTGACGAGCCTGGATGTGCTGCCGACGATTCTCGCCGCCACAGGCATCACGCCTCCGAAAAACCTGCCCGGCCTGAACCTGCTCGACGAGCAGGCCATCGAGAAACGGAAATCCGTCGTCGGCGCGACCTTCGCACACGATGCGACACTGCCGACCGTGCCGGCCGAGACACTCGAGTTCCGCTGGATCGTCTCCGGGGAATGGAAGCTGATCGCCCCGTCGGCGATGATGGCCGATCGGCATCCGACCGAACTCTTTCATGTGACGGAAGACCCGAACGAGGAAAAGAACCTGGCGGCGGAACGGCCGGACCTCGTCGAGACTCTGAGGAACCAGCTCAACCGCTGGTGGTCGCCGTAG
- a CDS encoding porin, giving the protein MSQAVPRKSPYRLGSLAVVSWLFVSRIAAGQELPAVSSVAIQPPPPAVYDPGDLARRLAEAEAKIRSLEDSQAEHKSLLQQAKDRWKQAVDPAITTVDQQTHGASTNDGEKQWYERISVRGYAQLRFNSTLSEEQDGAPPDHIGDSSVGDNRNFLLRRARLVFSGDVSDHLYVYLQPDFTATPPGSSDATFFAQVRDWYGDLYIDVNKVYRVRIGQSKIPFGWENMQSSSNRVPLDRNDGLNSSLRNERDLGVIFYWTPEEAQDLFKYVLDEGLKGSGNYGVFALGVYNGQGGATLEQNDNVHVVSRLAIPYQFENKQVMEVGVQGYVGEVGVFGAPIQPLGIGPAVRPLGTIETGERNLRDERVAATFVWYPQPLGFQAEWNVGRGPGLNDDQTRVVERHLNGGYAMTMYRHETKSCGVLFPFARFNYFEGGYKNEDNAPYGHVHEYEAGLEWQFNPQMELVTQYTLTDRTNTSAESSGESYRQFQGQLLRMQFQINY; this is encoded by the coding sequence ATGTCCCAGGCTGTTCCGCGAAAATCGCCGTACCGCCTGGGAAGTCTGGCTGTCGTCAGCTGGCTGTTCGTCTCCCGGATCGCCGCGGGCCAGGAGCTTCCCGCGGTGAGTTCCGTGGCAATTCAGCCTCCGCCGCCAGCTGTATACGATCCCGGGGACCTGGCCCGTCGTCTGGCCGAAGCTGAGGCCAAGATCCGTTCTCTCGAAGATTCGCAGGCGGAACACAAGTCTCTGCTGCAACAGGCGAAAGATCGCTGGAAGCAGGCAGTCGACCCGGCCATCACGACGGTCGATCAGCAGACGCATGGCGCCTCGACGAACGACGGCGAAAAGCAGTGGTACGAACGCATCAGCGTGCGTGGCTATGCCCAGCTCCGTTTCAACTCCACGCTTTCCGAGGAGCAGGACGGGGCTCCGCCGGACCACATCGGCGACAGTTCCGTCGGCGACAATCGAAACTTCCTGCTTCGACGCGCCCGGCTGGTCTTCTCAGGCGACGTGTCAGACCACCTTTACGTTTACCTCCAGCCCGACTTCACTGCGACGCCTCCCGGAAGCAGCGACGCGACCTTCTTCGCCCAGGTCCGCGACTGGTATGGCGATCTGTACATTGATGTGAACAAGGTTTACCGCGTCCGCATTGGCCAGTCGAAAATTCCGTTCGGCTGGGAGAACATGCAGTCGAGTTCCAATCGTGTGCCCCTGGACCGCAACGATGGCTTGAACTCCTCTCTTCGCAACGAGCGGGATCTGGGAGTGATCTTCTATTGGACACCGGAAGAGGCCCAGGACCTTTTCAAGTACGTGCTCGATGAAGGGCTGAAGGGGTCAGGAAACTACGGCGTGTTCGCGCTCGGTGTCTACAACGGGCAGGGCGGGGCCACGCTGGAACAGAACGACAACGTCCATGTCGTCAGCCGACTTGCGATTCCCTACCAGTTCGAAAACAAGCAGGTGATGGAAGTCGGCGTCCAGGGCTACGTCGGCGAGGTGGGAGTGTTTGGCGCGCCGATTCAGCCGCTCGGCATCGGCCCGGCCGTACGGCCGCTCGGCACCATTGAGACCGGCGAACGAAATCTGCGCGACGAGCGGGTCGCCGCGACCTTTGTCTGGTATCCGCAACCGCTCGGCTTTCAGGCCGAATGGAACGTCGGCCGGGGGCCTGGACTCAATGACGATCAGACCCGGGTCGTCGAACGGCACCTCAACGGCGGGTATGCGATGACGATGTACCGCCACGAGACGAAATCCTGCGGCGTCCTGTTCCCCTTCGCACGATTCAATTACTTCGAAGGGGGATACAAGAACGAAGACAACGCTCCCTACGGACACGTCCACGAATATGAAGCGGGCCTGGAATGGCAGTTCAATCCGCAGATGGAACTGGTCACCCAGTACACTCTGACCGACCGCACGAATACTTCGGCCGAGTCGTCTGGCGAGTCGTACCGCCAGTTCCAGGGGCAACTTCTCCGAATGCAGTTCCAGATCAACTATTGA
- the fmt gene encoding methionyl-tRNA formyltransferase, with amino-acid sequence MPLRILFVGTGTFAQPALEALLASSHQVVGLVTQPDRGGTGKHQHPHPLKELALARGLEVFQPANVNTEESLARLKEFAADLFVVAAYGQILKMPFLAIPRLGAINIHASLLPRHRGAAPINFSILAGDAETGVSIFQIEPKLDSGPVWGMISTPIGAKETAGQLEDRLSALGAGLVTQVVDQMDQGTATSQVQDSSFVTLAPKMPKAFGLVDWTKDAAFIERQVRALQPWPTAYSFLHVQGQPPQRIVLIDVDPLDEAASGETHGIVIGHAAAPLVVQTGTGPLAIRKLQPAGKRAMTADDFLRGRPTPPGSSFGPEQA; translated from the coding sequence GTGCCTCTTCGCATTCTCTTCGTTGGAACCGGAACCTTCGCGCAACCCGCTCTTGAAGCGCTGCTGGCCTCGTCACACCAGGTGGTCGGGCTCGTCACGCAACCCGATCGGGGCGGAACGGGCAAGCACCAACACCCCCATCCGCTGAAAGAACTGGCGCTGGCGCGGGGGCTGGAAGTCTTCCAGCCCGCCAACGTCAACACTGAAGAGTCCCTCGCCCGCCTGAAGGAGTTCGCGGCCGATCTCTTCGTTGTGGCCGCCTATGGCCAGATCCTCAAAATGCCGTTCCTCGCGATCCCGCGCCTCGGGGCGATCAACATCCACGCCTCCCTGCTCCCGCGGCATCGAGGCGCGGCCCCGATCAACTTCTCGATCCTCGCGGGAGACGCGGAAACCGGCGTCTCTATTTTCCAGATCGAGCCCAAGCTCGATTCCGGCCCCGTCTGGGGGATGATCTCGACTCCCATCGGCGCGAAGGAAACAGCCGGACAGCTTGAAGACCGCCTCTCCGCACTGGGGGCCGGGCTGGTCACGCAGGTCGTCGATCAGATGGATCAGGGCACGGCCACGTCGCAGGTGCAGGATTCCTCGTTCGTGACCCTCGCGCCGAAGATGCCCAAGGCGTTCGGCCTGGTCGACTGGACGAAAGACGCCGCGTTCATCGAACGCCAGGTGCGGGCGCTCCAGCCCTGGCCGACTGCCTACTCCTTCCTCCACGTCCAGGGCCAACCGCCGCAGCGAATCGTCCTCATCGACGTCGACCCGCTCGATGAGGCCGCGTCAGGCGAAACGCACGGCATCGTGATCGGCCATGCCGCGGCTCCACTCGTCGTCCAGACCGGAACCGGCCCCCTCGCCATTCGCAAACTGCAACCGGCCGGAAAACGGGCGATGACGGCCGACGACTTCCTCCGTGGCCGTCCGACACCTCCCGGCTCCAGCTTCGGACCGGAACAGGCTTGA
- the truB gene encoding tRNA pseudouridine(55) synthase TruB, which yields MFGLLNLNKPAGITSRSVVDSVHRLLPRTSKVGHAGTLDPMATGVLVVCVGTATRLVPYVQELTKSYRAGFRLGCRSDTDDVTGSIVETVDARVPGREEIEHALQAFRGTIVQTPPQYSALRVGGKRAYDLARTGVAVELVPREVEISHLELVRCDGLEMEVDIDCSSGTYIRSIARDLGESLGIGGLMTSLVRTAIGPFRVEAARSVESLTAETLRDALLPAELSIGDRPRLNVTDSQATAIRQGVKLVFPSSNPSHPAVVAVDPAGRLVGFGEYEAETGRFHPRNVFHETSAT from the coding sequence ATGTTCGGCCTCCTGAATCTCAACAAGCCTGCCGGCATCACGTCGCGCAGCGTCGTCGATAGCGTCCACCGCCTGTTGCCCCGCACGTCGAAAGTCGGCCATGCCGGCACGCTCGACCCCATGGCAACCGGTGTGCTGGTGGTGTGCGTCGGCACGGCCACGCGGCTGGTTCCTTATGTTCAGGAACTGACGAAGTCGTACCGGGCCGGATTCCGCCTCGGCTGTCGCAGCGACACCGACGATGTGACGGGGTCCATCGTCGAGACGGTCGACGCGCGTGTGCCCGGTCGTGAGGAGATCGAACATGCGCTGCAGGCGTTCCGAGGAACGATCGTGCAGACGCCGCCTCAATATTCGGCCCTGCGCGTCGGCGGGAAGCGGGCCTACGACCTGGCGCGGACCGGAGTCGCCGTGGAGCTCGTGCCCCGCGAAGTCGAGATCTCGCATCTGGAACTCGTTCGCTGTGACGGACTCGAGATGGAAGTCGACATCGATTGCAGCTCGGGCACCTACATCCGCTCGATCGCGCGCGATCTGGGTGAGTCGCTGGGGATCGGCGGATTGATGACGAGCCTTGTGCGCACGGCCATCGGCCCCTTCCGGGTGGAAGCGGCCCGGTCGGTGGAATCGCTCACCGCGGAAACCCTCCGCGATGCACTGCTCCCCGCCGAGCTTTCGATTGGCGACCGGCCGCGCCTCAACGTGACCGACTCCCAGGCGACCGCCATCCGCCAGGGGGTGAAGCTCGTCTTCCCGTCATCGAATCCTTCGCACCCGGCCGTCGTCGCCGTGGACCCGGCGGGCCGGCTGGTCGGGTTCGGCGAATATGAAGCGGAAACCGGCCGGTTCCATCCACGGAATGTCTTCCACGAGACGAGCGCGACCTGA
- a CDS encoding RrF2 family transcriptional regulator yields MLTQTVEYALRTVACLGQAYPDARTTPQIAEVTRVPRAYLSKVLQALVRGGIVKSQRGVGGGVQLLKTPEQLTILEVVNAVDPIQRIRTCPLGLAAHGVHLCPLHFRLDAAMASVEKAFAGTTLAEVLSEPTASVPLCPFPSVKPKRGKKEAV; encoded by the coding sequence ATGCTGACACAGACTGTCGAGTACGCCCTCCGCACCGTCGCCTGCCTCGGGCAGGCCTATCCGGACGCCAGGACCACTCCCCAGATCGCGGAAGTCACCCGCGTCCCCCGGGCCTACCTTTCCAAGGTCCTCCAGGCCCTTGTCCGCGGCGGCATCGTCAAATCACAACGCGGAGTCGGCGGGGGTGTGCAGCTCCTGAAGACGCCCGAACAACTGACCATTCTCGAAGTCGTCAACGCCGTTGATCCGATTCAGCGGATCCGCACCTGTCCGCTCGGACTGGCGGCCCACGGCGTCCATCTCTGCCCGCTGCATTTCCGGCTGGATGCGGCGATGGCGTCCGTCGAGAAGGCGTTTGCCGGAACGACATTGGCCGAGGTGCTCTCGGAGCCGACCGCCAGCGTGCCGCTCTGTCCCTTTCCGAGCGTGAAGCCGAAGCGCGGGAAGAAAGAGGCGGTGTAG
- the lptE gene encoding LPS assembly lipoprotein LptE, whose protein sequence is MHRRTLIAALLALLGAGCGYRVGPNYSPNVRTVHIPVFKTESFRRGFELQLTEAVQKQVQTTTPYRLANEPMADTRLIGRIVEISKRPVNQNRYDDPRELELSMAVEVRWEECSSGRVLRQQMFPINPMATQAISQVTFAPEAGQSMATATKDAVDQLSAQIVQLMEAPW, encoded by the coding sequence ATGCATCGCCGAACCCTGATCGCCGCACTGCTCGCCCTCCTGGGGGCAGGTTGCGGATACCGGGTCGGACCGAACTATTCTCCGAACGTCCGCACGGTTCACATTCCGGTCTTCAAAACGGAATCGTTCCGCCGAGGCTTCGAGCTGCAGCTGACGGAAGCCGTGCAGAAGCAGGTCCAGACGACGACCCCATACCGGCTCGCGAACGAGCCGATGGCGGACACGCGACTGATCGGCCGGATCGTCGAGATCAGCAAGCGGCCGGTGAACCAGAACCGCTACGACGATCCGCGGGAGCTGGAACTGTCGATGGCAGTGGAAGTGCGCTGGGAGGAATGTTCCTCGGGCCGTGTCCTGCGTCAGCAGATGTTCCCGATCAACCCGATGGCGACGCAGGCCATTTCGCAGGTGACATTCGCTCCTGAGGCAGGTCAGTCGATGGCGACGGCGACCAAGGACGCCGTCGACCAGCTCTCCGCCCAGATCGTGCAGCTGATGGAAGCCCCCTGGTAG
- a CDS encoding sulfatase family protein, with protein sequence MRFFLPLLVGLTSWFGLIAPAQAASPNFVVIFLDDVGYSDIGCFGSKVNRTPRLDQLAKEGLRLTSFYAQTVCGPSRAALLTGRFPTRSGGGWRTESSEITIAEVLKTAGYATCCIGKWDISQRRYQPGLVPNDQGFDEYFGPLGANDNGSATLFRNRDEIETTRDMASLTKRYTDAAIDFITRQKDKPFFLYIPHTMAHVVIDASEQFKGQSNNELYGDVIEELDWNIGRVIDALKAQGVADNTIVVFTTDNGPWSGPEARYRKSHGDKLATGTARPLRSGKGSAYEGGFRVPTIVWGPKLIPAGRENDGIASTLDLLPTFAALAGAKAPTDRPLDGFDQSALFTGKSTASTRDRFFYHVKEELHAVRQGDWKLMIPNRERFFGYTGDAKVRTPELYNLREDIGEKTNLADKHPEIVQRLTAMISEVPSRSGPEEPDRDVPRPRQVNQR encoded by the coding sequence GTGCGATTCTTTCTGCCCCTTCTGGTCGGACTGACGAGCTGGTTTGGACTGATCGCCCCGGCCCAGGCCGCCTCGCCGAACTTCGTCGTCATCTTCCTGGACGACGTCGGCTACTCCGACATCGGCTGCTTCGGCTCGAAGGTCAACCGCACGCCGCGCCTTGACCAGCTCGCGAAAGAAGGCCTCCGGCTCACGAGTTTCTACGCCCAGACTGTCTGCGGGCCGTCCCGGGCCGCACTCCTCACGGGGCGGTTTCCCACGCGCAGTGGCGGCGGGTGGCGCACGGAGTCGAGTGAGATCACGATCGCGGAAGTCCTCAAGACCGCCGGCTATGCCACCTGCTGCATCGGAAAGTGGGACATCTCCCAGCGCCGTTACCAGCCCGGACTCGTCCCGAATGATCAGGGCTTCGATGAATACTTCGGCCCGCTCGGCGCCAATGACAACGGTTCGGCAACGCTCTTCCGCAATCGCGACGAAATCGAAACGACTCGCGACATGGCGTCGCTCACGAAGCGCTACACCGATGCGGCGATCGACTTCATCACCCGCCAGAAGGACAAGCCGTTCTTCCTCTACATCCCCCACACGATGGCGCACGTCGTCATCGATGCCTCCGAACAGTTCAAAGGCCAGTCGAACAACGAGCTCTATGGCGATGTGATCGAAGAGCTCGACTGGAACATCGGGCGCGTGATTGATGCGCTCAAGGCACAGGGAGTGGCTGACAACACGATCGTGGTGTTCACAACCGACAACGGCCCCTGGAGTGGCCCTGAGGCCCGCTACCGAAAGTCTCACGGCGACAAACTCGCCACCGGAACGGCCAGGCCGCTTCGCTCAGGGAAGGGCTCGGCTTACGAGGGCGGCTTCCGGGTTCCCACGATTGTGTGGGGGCCGAAACTCATCCCGGCCGGTCGCGAGAATGATGGGATCGCTTCGACGCTCGACCTGCTCCCCACGTTTGCCGCGCTGGCCGGGGCGAAGGCGCCAACCGATCGCCCGCTCGATGGCTTTGACCAGTCGGCCCTGTTCACCGGCAAGTCGACGGCGAGCACCCGCGACCGATTCTTCTATCACGTGAAGGAAGAACTCCACGCCGTCCGACAGGGGGACTGGAAACTGATGATCCCGAACCGCGAGCGGTTCTTCGGCTACACCGGCGACGCGAAAGTCAGGACGCCCGAGCTCTACAACCTGCGGGAGGACATCGGCGAGAAGACGAATCTCGCCGACAAGCATCCCGAGATCGTTCAGCGGCTGACCGCGATGATCAGCGAAGTCCCCAGCCGCTCCGGCCCGGAAGAACCCGACCGCGACGTGCCGCGGCCACGCCAGGTAAACCAGCGCTAG
- a CDS encoding protoglobin family protein, which produces MQHIDESRLESDLAYRFQYVSGFMGFNADDIEAIHGAASHLAPVVPALVDAVYDQLFAYDCTKRHFVPRQSGYEGDIPKDIEGLTLTHEMIEFRKQHLGRYLVALVSRPYDGKMVSYLDMVGKMHTPKAGSKDLDVPLVQMNALMGFVADALIATIEGLGLPLDVERRTTRAFNKLLWLQNDLITRHYQAA; this is translated from the coding sequence ATGCAACACATCGACGAATCCCGCCTCGAATCGGACCTCGCCTACCGCTTCCAGTATGTCTCGGGCTTCATGGGCTTCAATGCCGACGACATCGAAGCCATCCACGGAGCCGCATCGCACCTGGCCCCGGTCGTCCCGGCACTCGTCGACGCGGTCTACGACCAGTTGTTCGCCTACGACTGCACCAAGCGGCACTTTGTTCCCCGCCAGTCCGGTTATGAGGGCGACATCCCGAAAGACATCGAGGGCCTGACGCTGACACATGAGATGATCGAGTTCCGCAAGCAGCACCTCGGACGATACCTCGTCGCTCTCGTCTCCAGGCCCTATGACGGCAAGATGGTCAGCTACCTCGACATGGTCGGCAAGATGCACACGCCGAAGGCCGGCTCGAAAGATCTCGACGTACCGCTCGTGCAGATGAACGCGCTGATGGGTTTCGTCGCCGACGCCCTCATCGCCACGATTGAAGGGCTCGGACTTCCGCTCGACGTCGAACGCCGGACGACCCGGGCCTTCAACAAGCTGCTCTGGCTGCAGAATGACCTGATCACGCGGCACTACCAGGCAGCCTGA
- a CDS encoding tol-pal system YbgF family protein — protein MTPMHCTARCATAPGFLGRVLCIGALAVMAGCGSLGSGRVARKNTPLNAADALGMVPAGPSDVEGPTERRLKADRWNRERQLKNDPRMAKAMAEYDAAMKLHDSGQYKDAEKSFHKIVKSRRATYESFGDRFRGAFGFKEDVDLESVTGYGDPVEEDAMFMVAECQYRQRSYAGAEDSYTELLEKYPSTRHMEDSTQRLLGIAMYWLGYSAESDLNGDIKLAGGASINPAKPPKAPSTPRIPIIPNVSDRTRPVFDTDGRALGALRKVWLHDAAGNLADDALMVSANHHLRTGDFVESARLYKLLREQYPDSPHFQDAHLLGAHVTMASYEGSAYDGKPLDEASNLKKVALASFTDMSDEERQRLHKEISRMDEERVGRLWATVEFYQAKRQPESIEVYCLKIINQFPESKYAEMARKMLASLEPHKKPEHRQQPPQAPPASVKVAEAPPKSLQEPTEAAQVDLDQ, from the coding sequence ATGACGCCGATGCACTGCACCGCACGATGCGCGACCGCTCCCGGTTTCCTGGGACGGGTTCTCTGCATTGGGGCGCTGGCCGTGATGGCTGGTTGCGGCTCGCTGGGTAGCGGCCGCGTCGCCCGCAAGAACACTCCCCTGAACGCCGCTGATGCGCTGGGCATGGTCCCGGCGGGGCCGAGCGACGTCGAAGGCCCGACCGAACGGCGGCTGAAGGCCGATCGCTGGAACCGCGAGCGACAGCTGAAGAACGATCCGCGGATGGCGAAGGCGATGGCCGAGTATGATGCGGCCATGAAGCTGCACGACTCGGGTCAGTACAAGGACGCCGAGAAATCGTTCCACAAGATCGTGAAGAGCCGCCGCGCGACGTATGAATCGTTCGGCGACCGCTTCCGCGGAGCATTCGGTTTCAAGGAAGACGTCGACCTCGAGTCGGTCACCGGCTATGGCGACCCCGTGGAAGAAGACGCGATGTTCATGGTGGCCGAATGCCAGTACCGGCAGCGGTCGTATGCCGGAGCGGAAGACAGCTACACCGAGCTGCTCGAGAAGTACCCTTCGACGCGTCACATGGAAGATTCGACCCAGCGGCTGCTGGGTATCGCGATGTACTGGCTGGGATACTCAGCCGAATCGGATCTGAACGGCGACATCAAGCTCGCAGGCGGCGCGTCGATCAACCCGGCCAAGCCACCCAAGGCGCCGTCGACGCCCCGGATCCCGATCATTCCCAATGTGAGCGATCGAACCCGGCCAGTCTTCGACACCGATGGCCGGGCGCTGGGCGCGCTGCGGAAGGTCTGGCTGCATGATGCGGCGGGGAATCTGGCCGATGACGCGCTGATGGTGTCGGCCAACCATCATCTGCGGACCGGCGACTTCGTCGAATCGGCCCGGTTGTACAAATTGCTCCGCGAGCAGTACCCGGACAGCCCTCACTTCCAGGATGCCCACCTGCTGGGGGCGCACGTCACGATGGCGAGCTATGAGGGCTCGGCATACGACGGCAAGCCGCTGGATGAAGCGTCCAATCTCAAGAAGGTGGCGCTGGCATCGTTTACAGACATGAGCGACGAGGAGCGGCAACGCCTTCACAAAGAGATCTCCCGGATGGATGAAGAACGGGTCGGCCGCCTGTGGGCGACCGTCGAGTTCTACCAGGCGAAGAGGCAGCCGGAATCGATCGAGGTGTACTGCCTGAAGATCATCAACCAGTTTCCGGAATCGAAATACGCGGAGATGGCCCGCAAGATGCTCGCGTCACTGGAGCCACACAAAAAACCTGAGCACCGCCAGCAACCGCCGCAGGCGCCGCCCGCATCAGTGAAGGTGGCCGAAGCTCCGCCGAAGTCCCTGCAGGAACCGACCGAGGCCGCCCAGGTCGATCTCGACCAGTAA